In the genome of Bacillus sp. S3, one region contains:
- a CDS encoding GNAT family N-acetyltransferase codes for MNQDKIIITQYYPKYAEQTVRMWRDSKEQAIGRKEIHSFENHVYFLKHILAEQYQIDLAIIDGKVVGMAAYNDREISQLYIHIDYQGIGIGQLLLEKVKAQSSGRLTLYTFEINKKAQRFYEKHGFEIIGRGHENEENLPDIQYEWVEEDFKL; via the coding sequence GTGAACCAAGATAAGATCATTATTACGCAGTATTATCCGAAGTATGCTGAACAAACAGTAAGGATGTGGAGAGATAGTAAGGAACAGGCTATCGGTCGGAAAGAAATTCATAGTTTTGAAAATCACGTTTATTTTTTGAAACATATATTAGCTGAACAATATCAAATAGATTTAGCGATAATTGATGGAAAAGTAGTTGGAATGGCTGCCTATAATGACAGGGAAATTAGTCAACTTTATATTCATATAGACTATCAGGGAATAGGTATAGGACAATTATTACTAGAAAAAGTAAAGGCCCAATCAAGTGGAAGACTAACATTATACACGTTTGAAATAAATAAGAAAGCACAACGATTTTATGAAAAGCATGGATTTGAAATCATTGGCAGAGGGCACGAAAATGAAGAAAATTTACCTGATATTCAATATGAATGGGTTGAAGAGGATTTCAAACTTTGA
- a CDS encoding YjcZ family sporulation protein yields the protein MFGYGGFGGCGGYGYGGGFGYGGGFALIVVLFILLIIVGAACFY from the coding sequence ATGTTTGGATACGGTGGGTTTGGTGGTTGCGGCGGCTATGGCTACGGCGGTGGTTTCGGCTACGGCGGTGGCTTTGCTTTAATCGTTGTATTGTTCATCTTATTAATCATCGTTGGGGCAGCTTGCTTTTATTAA
- a CDS encoding n-acetylglutamate synthase: protein MINYNGKKFVSVENTANGEGSSKTFFDYKQDGNIISATYSGGDILKGTLIGIVEENGCLTFRYNHVNVRNEIRGGQCTSTPVILPDGRIRLHERWKWTDTDQSEGESIIEELK, encoded by the coding sequence TTGATAAATTACAATGGAAAGAAATTTGTTTCAGTTGAAAATACAGCAAACGGAGAGGGTTCCTCCAAAACATTTTTTGATTACAAGCAAGATGGGAACATCATTTCAGCAACGTATAGTGGAGGAGATATTTTAAAAGGAACACTAATAGGAATTGTAGAGGAAAATGGCTGTTTAACGTTTAGGTATAACCATGTTAACGTAAGAAACGAAATTAGGGGCGGTCAATGTACCTCAACTCCAGTCATTCTGCCAGATGGGAGAATTAGATTACATGAGAGATGGAAATGGACAGATACTGACCAAAGTGAGGGAGAATCGATTATAGAAGAACTTAAATAA
- a CDS encoding MarR family transcriptional regulator, which produces MNELEEKCTNLPFLLLMQTSKAIQERIRDEMAKNHLSITDFSVLEVLYHKGKQTIQQIGNSILISSGSMTYVIDKLEQKGLLNRNDCLEDRRVIHVTLTDAGIDLMNKIMPEYRKLVDDLFDSLQSDEAETLVYLLKKVRNKV; this is translated from the coding sequence GTGAATGAATTGGAGGAAAAATGCACTAATTTGCCTTTTCTGCTATTAATGCAGACATCTAAAGCAATCCAAGAACGAATAAGGGATGAAATGGCAAAAAATCATTTAAGTATTACGGATTTTTCCGTGTTAGAAGTGCTTTATCATAAAGGAAAACAAACCATTCAGCAGATAGGAAATAGCATATTAATTTCAAGTGGTTCAATGACCTATGTAATAGATAAGTTAGAACAAAAAGGCTTGTTAAATCGTAATGACTGCCTTGAAGATCGTCGGGTTATACATGTAACCTTAACTGACGCTGGCATCGACTTGATGAACAAAATCATGCCGGAATATCGTAAGTTAGTTGATGATCTGTTTGATTCGTTACAATCTGACGAGGCAGAAACATTGGTTTATCTTTTGAAAAAAGTAAGAAATAAAGTATAA
- a CDS encoding NUDIX hydrolase: MEPKWLEWAKQLQSISQAGLTYSKDVYDLERFEQIRKLSVEILSHYTEMDQTVIRDLFATETGYATPKVDIRAVVFRDYKILMVRENTDDHWSLPGGWGDIGLTPSEVAVKEVKEESGFDVKAIKLLGVLDKKCHPHPPSSYHVYKMFIQCEITGGQAKKGIETNAVEFFAANELPSLSIARNTESQIKLVFKHLYNPQEPVFFD, encoded by the coding sequence ATGGAGCCTAAATGGCTAGAATGGGCTAAACAACTGCAATCCATTTCTCAGGCGGGATTAACGTATTCTAAAGATGTATATGATTTGGAGAGATTTGAACAAATCAGAAAGTTAAGCGTTGAAATCTTGTCGCACTATACAGAAATGGATCAAACGGTGATAAGGGATTTGTTTGCAACTGAAACTGGTTATGCCACACCCAAAGTGGATATCAGGGCGGTTGTATTTAGGGATTACAAAATTTTAATGGTCAGAGAAAATACGGATGATCATTGGTCGCTTCCAGGCGGTTGGGGTGACATTGGCTTAACGCCAAGTGAAGTTGCCGTTAAAGAAGTCAAGGAAGAGTCAGGATTTGATGTGAAAGCCATAAAATTGTTAGGGGTACTTGATAAAAAGTGCCATCCACATCCACCTTCTTCTTATCATGTTTATAAGATGTTTATCCAATGTGAAATAACTGGCGGGCAAGCAAAAAAAGGGATCGAAACGAATGCTGTTGAGTTTTTTGCTGCAAATGAATTACCATCATTATCAATAGCCAGAAATACGGAATCACAAATTAAATTGGTCTTTAAGCATTTATATAATCCACAAGAACCTGTCTTTTTTGATTGA
- a CDS encoding general stress protein, whose translation MFEHEKHLVGVYDTEKEVIHAVEDLKRQGYTAEEISVIGKDKDKINEINDVTGTKTEEGLAAGAATGGALGGIVGLLAGVGALAIPGIGPIVAAGPIAATLTGAAVGAGAGGLAGALIGMGLPEEEAERYEGYVNEGKFIVLVERRENRVGEHPFNNGSNPRSIDETLTPNDPLVTEYPMNTRLNNNGNFK comes from the coding sequence ATGTTTGAACATGAAAAGCACCTAGTGGGAGTTTACGATACGGAGAAAGAGGTCATCCATGCTGTTGAAGATCTAAAACGGCAGGGTTATACCGCCGAGGAAATTTCGGTAATTGGGAAAGATAAAGATAAGATCAACGAAATTAATGATGTTACTGGTACGAAGACGGAAGAAGGCCTTGCAGCTGGAGCAGCGACAGGCGGTGCGCTTGGCGGGATTGTCGGTTTGTTGGCAGGTGTAGGAGCTCTTGCGATTCCCGGCATCGGACCGATTGTTGCAGCCGGACCAATAGCCGCAACCCTAACCGGTGCTGCTGTTGGTGCAGGCGCAGGCGGATTGGCAGGGGCATTAATTGGAATGGGGCTGCCTGAAGAGGAGGCAGAGCGTTATGAAGGTTATGTTAATGAAGGTAAATTTATAGTTCTAGTAGAACGCCGCGAAAACCGGGTGGGAGAGCATCCTTTTAATAATGGTAGCAACCCAAGGTCTATAGATGAAACCTTAACACCAAATGATCCACTCGTTACAGAATACCCCATGAACACTCGCTTAAACAATAATGGAAACTTTAAATAA
- a CDS encoding CBO0543 family protein has translation MTNFYFVWKNSERQVMGLIAIVLSVSWIIAAIKFGDRDWKKYYPSMLFAALGNAIYEVLCYKYQLWQMEPNGLGYSIIPMLLLILVGMPLSTWVFLSKYPYHSGIYNKVIYVLIFVLLFIVLEFVSVKLGAITYHHGWNLGWSLVFVIIMFLVIRLHYSWPLLALIISLPFTLILCIIFEVTLDKMK, from the coding sequence ATGACTAATTTTTACTTTGTATGGAAAAATAGTGAAAGGCAGGTGATGGGGTTGATTGCAATTGTTCTCTCCGTGTCTTGGATAATAGCAGCCATAAAATTTGGAGATCGTGATTGGAAAAAATATTATCCTTCCATGTTATTTGCGGCACTTGGGAATGCTATATATGAAGTTCTTTGTTATAAATATCAATTGTGGCAAATGGAGCCCAACGGATTAGGATACTCAATCATTCCAATGTTATTATTAATTCTAGTTGGTATGCCCTTATCAACATGGGTCTTTTTATCAAAATATCCTTATCATTCGGGCATTTATAATAAGGTTATTTATGTATTAATTTTCGTATTGTTATTCATTGTTTTGGAGTTTGTATCTGTAAAATTAGGAGCCATTACTTATCACCACGGATGGAATCTTGGGTGGTCATTAGTATTTGTGATAATCATGTTTTTGGTTATTAGATTGCATTATTCTTGGCCTTTATTAGCGTTAATCATTTCATTACCGTTTACACTAATTTTATGCATCATTTTCGAAGTGACGTTGGACAAAATGAAGTGA
- a CDS encoding FAD-dependent oxidoreductase — translation MENELPENDLLGKRAVVIGGSIAGMLAARVLSDFFAEVLIIEKDQMNDHILTRTGVPQGSHGHALLKSGEEILNDLFPGIVEELIKAGSVKSDFASELAWNHHGRWKVKYHAGMSIIQQSRPFLEWRILLRLKQIPNISFMYESKAKKLLVDDNQVEVKGIVIQKGGEMNEEILADLVIDAAGAGSQTSTWLKQLGYQTPAKTEVKVDLFYASRIYRSLSSKKKDWGSLLVYPNPPLQNRGGGIFPIENQRWMVTLLGYGVESPPNSGNEFLAYAKCLEKPEVYNAIKDGQPETDITIYRFPALRRFHFEKLSHFPNRLIVMGDAFCRMDPVFGQGMSISALEAVALKNELQKAVHINGLTQISLVTHRRFSKIIDVPWLIALTEDFRFSHTIGKKPFGLPFLMWYVKKVILACETNEAIYGKLINVLQLKAHPFTLFSPAALINVLFQPRK, via the coding sequence ATGGAAAATGAATTGCCAGAAAATGATTTATTAGGAAAAAGGGCAGTCGTAATTGGCGGCAGTATCGCTGGTATGCTGGCAGCTCGAGTACTATCCGACTTCTTTGCAGAAGTGCTGATCATCGAAAAAGACCAAATGAATGATCATATATTAACAAGAACCGGGGTTCCGCAAGGTTCACACGGTCACGCTCTTTTAAAAAGCGGAGAAGAAATTCTTAATGACCTTTTTCCAGGAATTGTGGAAGAACTAATCAAAGCCGGGTCAGTCAAATCAGACTTTGCAAGCGAGCTAGCCTGGAATCACCACGGGAGATGGAAAGTTAAATATCATGCAGGGATGTCCATTATTCAGCAAAGCCGTCCATTCTTAGAATGGCGTATCCTGCTCAGGCTAAAACAAATACCAAATATCAGCTTTATGTATGAATCCAAAGCAAAAAAACTCCTAGTGGATGATAATCAAGTAGAAGTCAAAGGGATAGTGATTCAAAAAGGAGGGGAAATGAACGAGGAAATATTGGCTGACTTAGTGATTGACGCCGCAGGTGCAGGTTCGCAAACTTCTACCTGGCTGAAGCAATTAGGTTACCAGACTCCTGCGAAAACAGAAGTAAAGGTCGACCTCTTCTATGCCAGCAGAATTTATCGTTCCCTTTCCTCGAAAAAAAAAGACTGGGGCAGCTTATTGGTCTATCCCAATCCCCCTTTACAAAACCGGGGCGGCGGAATTTTCCCTATTGAAAATCAGCGCTGGATGGTCACTTTACTTGGATATGGTGTTGAATCACCTCCAAATAGCGGAAATGAATTTTTAGCGTATGCAAAATGCTTGGAAAAGCCGGAGGTATATAATGCTATCAAAGATGGACAGCCTGAAACGGATATTACCATTTATCGATTTCCAGCATTACGGCGTTTTCATTTTGAAAAATTGTCTCATTTTCCCAATCGCCTTATTGTCATGGGAGATGCTTTTTGTAGAATGGATCCAGTCTTTGGCCAAGGTATGAGTATCTCTGCCCTAGAGGCCGTTGCATTAAAAAATGAACTACAAAAAGCGGTACATATTAACGGGCTTACTCAAATCTCCCTCGTTACACATCGCCGTTTCAGCAAAATTATAGATGTTCCATGGTTAATCGCCCTAACGGAAGACTTTCGTTTCTCCCATACCATTGGGAAAAAGCCATTTGGCCTTCCTTTTCTGATGTGGTATGTAAAAAAGGTAATTTTAGCATGTGAAACAAACGAAGCTATATATGGAAAACTGATCAATGTACTTCAATTAAAAGCGCACCCATTCACACTGTTTTCACCAGCAGCATTAATAAATGTCCTTTTTCAACCAAGGAAATGA
- a CDS encoding RNA polymerase alpha subunit C-terminal domain-containing protein, with the protein MAIIKGNLRTCNKGHKYYKSSDCPTCPTCEQERKPNNGFLSVLSAPARRALENNGITTLQKLSTYSEIEILQFHGMGPASLPKLRSALEENGLSFRK; encoded by the coding sequence ATGGCAATCATAAAAGGGAATTTAAGAACTTGCAACAAAGGACACAAATATTATAAAAGCAGCGATTGTCCAACCTGTCCAACTTGTGAGCAAGAACGCAAACCTAATAACGGATTTCTTTCAGTGCTCTCGGCACCTGCAAGACGTGCGTTGGAAAACAATGGGATAACTACTTTACAGAAGCTATCAACCTATAGTGAAATAGAAATTTTGCAATTTCACGGTATGGGGCCAGCGTCTTTACCTAAACTTAGGTCTGCTCTGGAGGAAAATGGACTATCATTCCGGAAATGA
- a CDS encoding YjcZ family sporulation protein: protein MEGGFMVMDGAGYGGGFALIVVLFILLIIIGASFMGGGYGGFY, encoded by the coding sequence ATGGAAGGGGGGTTTATGGTTATGGATGGTGCAGGGTACGGCGGAGGTTTTGCTTTAATCGTTGTATTGTTTATCCTTTTGATTATTATTGGAGCGTCGTTTATGGGCGGAGGTTACGGCGGGTTTTATTAA
- a CDS encoding NCS2 family permease: MKGVFKLKQHHTNLKKEVLAGVTSFFSIVYIIAVNAKILEDAGIPLEAGIIATVLSSLIGCLLVAFIANAPLIIVPGMGINALFTYTIVGSMGLNYMEALGAVVVAGILFVIVAFTKLSTIISTAIPHSLKESISVGIGLFIAFIGLQKSGIIVGNPTNFVALGNLSTPIVLASIINLIITLFLFLKKVPGNFLISVILGTVVSYFFGIVHFSAMDTGFVSFTDYKNVFLSADLGKIDAFPLWTAAFSLFLVLVFENIGLLHSQVNGMLQAPEKNGKSLKAVSISTIVCGLFGTSPAVSTVETAAGITAGGRTGLTSVITGLLFLFSLFFMPFIKLVPDTAIAPILIIIGGLMLTNVVNIDFTDFSEAFPAFLVIIMIPLTYSIVDGIAFGFIAYPLVKLFTNKQKELSLPIFIISILFLTNFMLHSIG; the protein is encoded by the coding sequence ATGAAGGGAGTATTCAAACTTAAGCAGCACCATACAAATTTGAAAAAGGAGGTTCTAGCGGGGGTAACATCGTTTTTTTCCATTGTCTATATTATTGCCGTCAATGCAAAAATCCTAGAAGATGCCGGAATACCGCTTGAAGCTGGAATTATTGCAACTGTACTTTCATCGTTAATTGGTTGTTTATTAGTTGCCTTTATTGCAAACGCACCGCTGATCATCGTACCCGGAATGGGAATTAATGCTTTATTTACCTACACAATTGTCGGTTCAATGGGCCTGAATTACATGGAGGCGTTGGGAGCAGTTGTTGTGGCTGGTATACTTTTCGTAATTGTGGCCTTTACTAAATTATCCACAATTATTTCAACAGCCATTCCACATTCTTTGAAGGAATCGATATCAGTAGGGATCGGCTTATTTATCGCCTTTATTGGCCTGCAAAAGAGCGGCATTATCGTCGGAAATCCAACTAATTTTGTCGCTCTTGGTAATTTATCAACGCCGATTGTCCTAGCTTCGATTATTAATCTGATTATTACCCTCTTTTTATTCTTAAAGAAAGTTCCAGGGAATTTTTTAATCAGTGTGATTTTAGGTACGGTTGTATCCTATTTCTTTGGTATTGTCCATTTTTCGGCGATGGATACCGGATTTGTATCCTTCACGGATTACAAGAATGTTTTCTTGAGTGCAGATCTTGGAAAAATAGATGCCTTTCCATTATGGACCGCAGCCTTTTCACTTTTTTTAGTGCTTGTGTTTGAAAATATTGGCCTGCTTCATTCCCAGGTAAACGGAATGCTTCAAGCACCTGAGAAAAACGGAAAATCGTTAAAAGCAGTCTCGATTTCTACTATTGTTTGCGGACTTTTCGGCACAAGTCCTGCGGTATCGACGGTTGAAACAGCAGCAGGTATTACTGCAGGCGGAAGAACAGGTTTAACCTCTGTTATTACAGGTTTGTTATTTTTATTTTCCCTATTCTTCATGCCCTTTATTAAACTAGTACCTGATACAGCCATCGCACCAATCCTCATTATTATCGGAGGCTTGATGTTGACCAATGTTGTAAATATTGATTTTACCGATTTTTCCGAAGCGTTTCCTGCCTTTCTCGTCATTATTATGATTCCGTTAACCTACAGCATTGTCGACGGAATTGCATTCGGTTTTATCGCGTACCCGCTGGTAAAACTTTTTACAAACAAACAAAAAGAGCTTTCCTTACCAATTTTTATTATATCTATCTTATTCTTAACAAATTTCATGCTTCACTCGATAGGATAA
- a CDS encoding flavin reductase family protein, producing the protein MLSIDPASLSEKENYKFLIGSIIPRPIAFVTTMSTDGILNGAPFSYFNIVSSNPPMISLSIQRAQGRQKDTARNIIETKEFVVHIVDDHNVEKVNKTAASLPPEQSEIELAKLTPVNSVKVSVPGVKEAKIRMECRLEHSLELGGSDSSGCDLIIGKIVQFHIDESIYEKGRIDPMGLAAVSRLAGNYYAKIGEIFEIERPK; encoded by the coding sequence TTGCTTTCGATTGATCCAGCCTCATTGTCTGAAAAAGAGAATTATAAATTTTTAATAGGAAGCATCATACCTAGGCCCATTGCCTTCGTCACAACAATGTCAACAGACGGTATTTTGAATGGTGCACCATTTAGTTATTTTAATATCGTATCTTCCAATCCACCAATGATTTCATTATCTATTCAACGTGCACAAGGGAGACAAAAGGATACGGCAAGAAACATCATAGAGACAAAAGAGTTTGTTGTCCATATTGTTGACGATCATAATGTTGAAAAAGTGAATAAAACAGCTGCTAGCCTGCCCCCTGAACAAAGTGAAATTGAGTTAGCGAAATTAACTCCAGTAAATAGTGTAAAGGTTTCTGTACCAGGGGTAAAAGAAGCTAAAATTCGAATGGAGTGTAGATTAGAACATTCTTTAGAACTGGGAGGTTCAGATTCTTCAGGATGTGATCTAATTATAGGAAAAATTGTTCAATTTCATATTGATGAGTCCATTTATGAAAAGGGCAGAATAGATCCAATGGGCTTAGCTGCTGTAAGCCGTTTAGCTGGAAACTATTATGCGAAAATTGGCGAGATTTTTGAAATCGAACGACCAAAATAG
- a CDS encoding type 1 glutamine amidotransferase domain-containing protein yields MNKKIAVLVTDYFEDSEYTEPVQSFREKGHEVTAIEREKGKTVKGKQGKSAVVIDEGIDDVSPENFDALFIPGGFSPDILRSDERFVRFAKAFMDANKPVLAICHGPQLLITAETLQGRDVTGYKSIHVDLKNADANLHDKEVVVCQNQLVTSRQPDDIPAFVQESLRILG; encoded by the coding sequence ATGAACAAAAAGATAGCTGTTTTAGTAACGGATTACTTTGAGGATTCTGAATATACAGAGCCAGTGCAATCCTTTAGAGAAAAGGGCCATGAGGTAACCGCAATCGAAAGGGAAAAGGGAAAAACCGTGAAGGGAAAGCAAGGAAAGAGTGCGGTCGTTATTGATGAAGGCATTGATGATGTCTCTCCCGAAAACTTTGATGCACTTTTCATTCCAGGCGGATTTTCACCGGATATTCTTCGTTCGGACGAGCGTTTTGTCCGCTTTGCAAAAGCATTTATGGATGCTAACAAACCAGTGTTAGCCATTTGCCACGGCCCTCAGCTGCTGATCACAGCTGAAACACTTCAAGGGCGTGATGTAACTGGCTATAAATCTATTCACGTTGATTTAAAGAATGCCGATGCTAATTTACACGACAAAGAAGTAGTCGTGTGCCAGAATCAGCTTGTCACCAGCAGACAGCCAGATGACATTCCGGCCTTTGTGCAAGAATCATTACGAATATTAGGATAG
- a CDS encoding NUDIX domain-containing protein, with amino-acid sequence MGYCEEIREQIGNSPLIVVRPSVAIINNNGEILLSRNAGGIWTIPGGILQLNESVEECITRIAFVDTGLKIKTLKLFGVYSGKDLINRIEGSGDEYHSVAIAYLSTEYDGELTPKNDHAIEARFFNLNQLPEQIVPFIKNKLFESKGQLENMKD; translated from the coding sequence ATGGGTTATTGTGAAGAGATAAGAGAACAAATTGGTAATTCTCCACTAATAGTTGTTCGACCAAGCGTAGCAATCATTAATAATAATGGAGAAATATTACTGAGTCGAAACGCAGGTGGTATTTGGACTATTCCAGGCGGAATTTTACAATTAAATGAGTCAGTTGAAGAGTGTATTACACGGATTGCTTTCGTAGATACAGGCCTAAAGATCAAAACGTTAAAATTATTTGGCGTCTATTCAGGCAAGGATTTAATCAATCGAATCGAGGGAAGTGGTGATGAATATCATTCTGTTGCGATCGCTTACTTATCAACCGAGTACGATGGAGAATTAACTCCTAAAAACGATCATGCAATAGAAGCTCGATTTTTTAATTTAAACCAATTACCTGAACAAATCGTACCTTTTATTAAAAACAAGTTATTTGAATCAAAGGGGCAACTTGAAAATATGAAAGACTGA
- a CDS encoding LysR family transcriptional regulator, translating to MDIRQLRYFIAIVEERKITAAAERLHISQPPLSQHLKTMEDELGTKLVERNGKFLEVTEAGKALYKYALQMTQLMEEARIEVKEVGNGVSGRLAIGINTFSVVGLPELLHQFHKEYPKVTYKIHQNESAYLCQLVRDRIVELAIIRLPLELDIFSVLHLHIEPFYFITSNKKQPFHHQVMLADIQNHPLILPSTEGMGVHYMILEAFSKAQLHPNIVADCSDISLLLDLVASDFGSAIVPETVIKQYKNSNIHASKITDTELSASTGLIWLKNHYLSKTAQNFINLLTENNN from the coding sequence ATGGACATTAGACAACTTCGATATTTTATTGCAATTGTAGAAGAAAGAAAAATTACCGCTGCTGCTGAAAGACTGCATATTTCCCAGCCTCCGTTAAGCCAGCACCTGAAAACAATGGAAGATGAGCTAGGAACAAAATTGGTAGAAAGAAATGGGAAATTTTTAGAAGTAACGGAAGCAGGAAAAGCCTTATATAAATATGCGCTACAAATGACTCAGTTAATGGAAGAAGCGAGAATAGAAGTAAAAGAAGTCGGAAACGGAGTAAGTGGAAGACTAGCGATAGGTATTAATACTTTTTCGGTGGTAGGATTACCTGAGTTACTTCACCAATTCCACAAAGAATATCCTAAGGTTACCTATAAAATTCATCAAAATGAGTCAGCTTATCTTTGCCAATTAGTGAGAGACCGGATTGTAGAACTGGCGATTATACGATTACCGCTCGAGTTAGATATTTTTTCAGTTCTTCATCTTCATATAGAACCTTTCTACTTTATTACTTCAAATAAGAAGCAACCTTTTCATCATCAGGTTATGCTTGCTGACATTCAAAACCACCCGCTGATTTTACCAAGTACAGAAGGAATGGGAGTTCATTATATGATTTTGGAGGCATTTTCAAAGGCCCAACTTCATCCAAACATTGTTGCCGATTGCTCGGATATCTCCCTTTTATTAGATTTAGTCGCATCTGATTTTGGATCAGCTATTGTTCCAGAAACCGTAATTAAACAATACAAAAACTCCAATATCCACGCTTCCAAAATTACAGATACAGAGCTATCTGCATCTACGGGATTAATATGGCTGAAGAATCATTATCTATCAAAAACTGCGCAAAACTTTATTAACCTATTAACAGAGAACAATAATTAA
- a CDS encoding nucleoside deaminase → MDHKEFMQLAIELAYDNTKNKKGKPFGAVIVKDGEIVAKGVNDVLETHDPTAHAELLAIRHACRTLGTTDLSDCELYASGEPCPMCLSAIYWANLKNVYYCYTAQEEEEVGLGTKYVYQQVALPKEQRDIQLIKLDKNHSEKNPFALWKEMNE, encoded by the coding sequence ATGGATCACAAAGAATTTATGCAACTGGCAATCGAGTTAGCTTACGACAATACAAAAAACAAAAAAGGAAAACCCTTTGGCGCAGTGATTGTTAAAGATGGAGAGATTGTTGCAAAGGGAGTAAACGATGTTCTCGAAACACACGACCCCACTGCCCATGCTGAACTTTTAGCCATCCGGCACGCTTGTCGCACTCTTGGTACGACTGACCTTTCTGACTGCGAATTATATGCGAGCGGGGAGCCTTGCCCGATGTGTTTAAGCGCCATTTACTGGGCAAATCTTAAAAATGTTTATTATTGCTATACTGCACAAGAGGAAGAGGAAGTTGGGTTAGGAACGAAATACGTTTATCAGCAAGTAGCTCTTCCAAAGGAACAACGAGACATTCAATTAATCAAGCTTGATAAAAATCACTCAGAAAAGAATCCTTTTGCTCTTTGGAAAGAAATGAATGAATAA
- a CDS encoding LLM class flavin-dependent oxidoreductase, giving the protein MKEGSITKQPGMEIGIYTLADLGPDPHTGKTISARQRIAEIIEAGKMADEAGLDVFGVGEHHRLDYAVSAPPVVLSALSQVTKQIKLTSATTVLNTVDPVRLFEDFATLDLLSNGRAEIIAGRGAFIESFPLFGYDMSQYDELFEENIELFLKLSTNEKVTWSGHFRSALREAQISPRPVQKNIPLWVGVGGTPESAARAGRLGTGLALAILGGDPLRFKPLVDIYREAASQAGFQPEDLKVGVTGHAFIGGTTQQAKDEFFPYYSNYWGYLNSQRGGVGTRMSRAEFSQLSAPETALFVGSSQQIIEKILHQNELFGHQRFIAQMDIGGMPFKKVAENIERLAMEVAPVVRRETSK; this is encoded by the coding sequence ATGAAGGAAGGTTCAATAACCAAACAACCGGGTATGGAAATTGGAATTTATACATTAGCGGACTTAGGTCCAGATCCGCATACAGGAAAAACCATAAGTGCAAGACAGCGTATCGCGGAAATTATCGAAGCGGGAAAAATGGCAGACGAGGCTGGGTTGGACGTATTCGGAGTTGGTGAGCATCATCGTCTGGACTATGCAGTTTCAGCGCCGCCAGTAGTGTTGTCTGCCCTATCGCAAGTCACAAAGCAAATAAAACTGACAAGCGCTACGACTGTTTTAAATACGGTTGACCCTGTCCGTTTATTTGAAGATTTTGCGACACTAGATCTCTTATCTAATGGACGTGCGGAAATCATTGCCGGACGTGGGGCATTTATCGAATCGTTCCCGTTATTTGGATACGATATGAGTCAGTATGATGAATTGTTTGAAGAAAATATTGAACTTTTTCTGAAGCTAAGCACCAATGAAAAGGTTACATGGAGCGGGCATTTTCGTTCGGCATTAAGGGAAGCGCAAATTTCACCGCGGCCAGTGCAAAAAAATATTCCGTTATGGGTTGGGGTTGGAGGCACACCTGAAAGTGCCGCACGAGCGGGGAGATTAGGTACCGGCTTAGCCTTAGCGATACTCGGGGGCGATCCGCTCCGGTTTAAGCCGCTAGTGGACATTTATCGAGAGGCTGCAAGTCAAGCAGGGTTTCAGCCTGAAGATTTGAAAGTTGGAGTTACCGGACACGCTTTTATAGGAGGGACGACACAACAGGCGAAAGACGAATTCTTCCCTTATTATTCAAATTATTGGGGATATCTCAATAGCCAGCGTGGCGGGGTAGGTACTCGGATGTCCAGAGCTGAGTTTAGTCAGCTGTCTGCACCGGAAACGGCTCTATTTGTTGGAAGCTCCCAGCAAATCATTGAAAAAATACTCCATCAAAACGAGTTATTTGGACACCAGCGGTTTATTGCCCAAATGGACATAGGCGGTATGCCATTTAAAAAAGTGGCCGAGAACATTGAAAGATTAGCAATGGAGGTAGCCCCAGTTGTTCGCAGGGAAACAAGCAAGTGA